The following is a genomic window from Strix uralensis isolate ZFMK-TIS-50842 chromosome 3, bStrUra1, whole genome shotgun sequence.
GCGTGGCCCCTCGCGTCGCGTCCACGCATGAACTTTTGGCAGCGGACCTGGGGGCGGGCTGGAGGGGAAGCCGCCCCCGGCAGAACCCCGACGGCCCCGGGAGCGGGGTGGGAGGGCTGGCCCGGGCGAGGGGAGCAGGGCGGCTCTCCCAGGACGGTCCCCGCGATGCTCTGGCAGAAGCCTGCTGCGGACTTGCCCTCTTGTTTTAACTCACTGGTCTACACCGAATCGGGAGAGAGACGAGAAAATGAGCATCAAACTCTAAAATTCCTGGGTGCCCAGTTGCTTCCACATGGGAAACAAAAGGCAGAGGTTCACTTCAGAGGCACTGACTTCCCTCCCCGCGACGCCCGCAGAACAGGCAGTATTGTTCTTCCCTTCGCCTGCACCTcgaagaaagggggaaaaaattcttCTTAAGAAGAGTCTCCACTCTTTCATGGACAAAGtttggtttcccccccccctcctcctcctccctccctccctccctccctccccacccccgaCAGAAGGAGCTCTTGATACGCCGCTAAACTAACGAAACGAGGTAACTCCTGCTGCGCCCCTTGTCTCAGGGCACTGGATATCCTGTTTATGCTGCTTCTGTGTATATGTTTATGTGCAGGAGCCCATCCCCCCGCTCCTCCACACCCCCACGCAGAGGAATATTTCCAGGCAAGGAGCCTTTCCAGCGCTCACGTTAAATACGATGATTTATAAACAACTCGCAGAAGAAAGCTGTTTCTTGTTAGTAGTAATAAATTCCCCGGTCCGCCCTATTGTATTATTTCGATGAAGATAGCGGGAGCCTGCGACGCGCACCTACCCCCGTGAGCAGTTTATTTTCGAGACAAAGCTATGGCTTCCAGCTCAAAAACGGGCAGTGAACTCTTTTCGCGGCGGCCAGCCCGGGCGCTGCTCACTCCTAGGAAATCCGGATCCACTTCCAGGgtctctttccttcctgtccGGGCcgcaacttcttttttttgtttgttttttcccctatcccccttttttttctaatttttagtCCTTCTCCatccgcccccctcccggccccccaaATCTTCCGTACCCATGCAGACCCGCCAGCGCCGCCGGGGCGGACCCGCAGGCACCCCGAACCCTTGGGACGGGACAAGCCGAGCACTAcccgccccccaccccgcagTGCCGAGGTGCGAAGCCCCGACACTCCCGGCGGAGCGGCATGCtccggggagccccgggggctggcgggcagggagggggcggcccgctccccgcccccgggGGCGCGGCGCTCCCCGGCCCCTCAGGCGGGGCTGGCTGCGGGGCGGCGCTGCCTGCGCTCGGCCCGGTTGAGAAAGTTGGGGGCGGGCGAGCGGAGGGgcctcccccgccccgcggcggccgccccggggcAGCACGGCTGGGCTCCGCGCAGAGACCCGCGGCGGGCCGCGAGCAACAGGAGCCGGCGGGCAgagcggcggcggaggcggcctcccgccggcggggcggggcggggcggggcggggccggcggcggagccccccccccccccccccccgctccacacctcccttcccctcccctcccctcccctcccctgccgccgccgccaccgccccccgccccgcgacCGCCGCTCCCCCGCGCCCTGTTCCCCCTCGGAGTTGGGTTCCAGAGGGCGGtcgggggcggggcggggggcggggcgccgccggcggggcgcgCCAATagtgggcggcggcggcggcggtcgCCAGGGGCGCCCGCGTCCGTCAGGGCGCGGGGAGCCAATGGTgtgcggcggcggggcggggcggccgcgcgtGCCTTCGCAGTGGGCCCCGCCGCGCGGGCCGGGGGGGCGCGGGCGCCGCGCGGCGCCCGAGGCGAAAAAGTAGCTGTCAAATGCGCGGCGCCTTTAACCGGCGCGATCAGTGCGGCTCGGCGAGTCATGGCGACCGCAGCCTCCAACCACTACAGCCTGCTCGCCTCCGGCTCCCCCATGGTGCACGCCGAGCCGCCCGGCGGCATGCAGCCCGGCGGCGGCTACCGCGACGCCGGCGCCCTGGTGCAGGCGGACTACGCGCTGCAGAGCAACGGGCACCCGCTGAGCCACGCTCACCAGTGGATCGCGGCGCTGTCCcacggcggccccggcggcggcggcggcggcggcggcggcggcgggggcggcggcggcggcggcgaggcgcCCTGGTCGGCGGGCGCGCTGGGCCAGCCCGACATCAAGCCGGCGGTGGTgcaggcgggcgggcgcggcgacgagctgccgccgccgccgccgccgccgccgccgcagcacccgccgccggggcgggcgcCGCACCTGGTGCaccacggcggcggcggcgggcaccacgcggcggcggcggcggcggcggcggcggcggcggcgtggcgggcgggcggcgcggcgcaCCTGCCGCCCGGCATGGCCGCGGCCAACGGCGCGCAGGCGGGGCTGCTCTACTCCCAGCCGCCCGGCTTCACCGTCAACGGGATGCTGGGCGCCGCGCAGCCGGCGCTGCACCACCACGGCCTGCGCGACGCCCAcgaggagccgccgccggggccgcccgggccGCCGCACCACGGCCCCGagcacccgccgccgccccacggcccccaccccggggcggccgggccggcgccccccgccgccgccgccgccgcgccccccgggccgccgccgcaCCACGACCCGCACTCGGACGAGGACACGCCGACCTCGGACGACCTGGAGCAGTTCGCCAAGCAGTTCAAGCAGCGGCGCATCAAACTGGGATTTACCCAAGCGGACGTGGGGCTGGCGCTGGGCACCCTCTACGGCAACGTCTTCTCGCAGACCACCATCTGCCGCTTCGAGGCCCTGCAGCTCAGCTTCAAGAACATGTGCAAGCTGAAGCCTTTGTTGAACAAGTGGTTGGAGGAGGCGGACTCCTCCTCGGGCAGCCCCACCAGCATAGACAAGATCGCGGCGCAGGGCCGCAAGCGGAAAAAGCGCACCTCCATCGAGGTGAGCGTCAAGGGCGCGCTGGAGAGCCACTTCCTCAAGTGCCCCAAGCCCTCCGCCCAGGAGATCACCTCGCTCGCGGACAGCCtacagctggagaaggaggtggTGAGAGTGTGGTTTTGTAACAGGAGACAGAAAGAGAAGCGCATGACTCCCCCGGGAGGGACGCTGCCGGGCGCCGAGGACGTGTACGGGGCCAGCAGGGACACGCCGCCGCACCACGGGGTGCAGACCCCCGTGCAGTGAACTCGCGGCGGGGGCGCCcggcccctcctcctcctcctcctc
Proteins encoded in this region:
- the POU3F2 gene encoding POU domain, class 3, transcription factor 2, producing the protein MATAASNHYSLLASGSPMVHAEPPGGMQPGGGYRDAGALVQADYALQSNGHPLSHAHQWIAALSHGGPGGGGGGGGGGGGGGGGGEAPWSAGALGQPDIKPAVVQAGGRGDELPPPPPPPPPQHPPPGRAPHLVHHGGGGGHHAAAAAAAAAAAAWRAGGAAHLPPGMAAANGAQAGLLYSQPPGFTVNGMLGAAQPALHHHGLRDAHEEPPPGPPGPPHHGPEHPPPPHGPHPGAAGPAPPAAAAAAPPGPPPHHDPHSDEDTPTSDDLEQFAKQFKQRRIKLGFTQADVGLALGTLYGNVFSQTTICRFEALQLSFKNMCKLKPLLNKWLEEADSSSGSPTSIDKIAAQGRKRKKRTSIEVSVKGALESHFLKCPKPSAQEITSLADSLQLEKEVVRVWFCNRRQKEKRMTPPGGTLPGAEDVYGASRDTPPHHGVQTPVQ